TCATCACCCCCGTGAACCACGTGGTCGTCGGGGGCGTCGTCTACCTCCATTGTGCCTGGGAGGGCCACAAGATCGATAACATCCGAGCTAACCCGAAGGTATGCGTGTCCGCCGTCCCCAGGGCGCGGGTGGACCCGGAGAGGTACACCACCTACTACGAGAGTGTCGTCGCGTTCGGGAACGCCAGGATAGTGACTTCCAACGAAGAGAGGAACCACGCCCTTCGGGCACTTTGCGCCAGATTCGCGCCAGGGCGGGAGTTCGCCGCCTCGTGCGATTCAAGCGAGACGGAGCGGACGTGTGTAGTCGCAGTGGATATCGACTACATCACTGGAAAGAGGAACCCCGACCCTCTTGACTGGCCGGAACGTGCTAATTGCGTCAGGTAAAAATGCGTCTGAAGTATGATTCGTTTCCTCATCTGGGTGAGTCAACACTCAACTCAGTGGCGGTAGCGTAAAGTTTAGGTAGGTAAGTATGGGGTCAATGAAGAAGAGAGACCCCA
This genomic interval from Bacillota bacterium contains the following:
- a CDS encoding pyridoxamine 5'-phosphate oxidase family protein, with amino-acid sequence MRRKDRAIPDSAESMALLAKADYCFLATCGGDSVPLITPVNHVVVGGVVYLHCAWEGHKIDNIRANPKVCVSAVPRARVDPERYTTYYESVVAFGNARIVTSNEERNHALRALCARFAPGREFAASCDSSETERTCVVAVDIDYITGKRNPDPLDWPERANCVR